From a single Ailuropoda melanoleuca isolate Jingjing chromosome 12, ASM200744v2, whole genome shotgun sequence genomic region:
- the CIC gene encoding protein capicua homolog — MKPMKKACVGLPGSGSGGKSPLATRAKALRRRGAGEGDKPEEEDEETQPQQQHPGPEEAEEGEEEESERGPAAEGLPPELPSDDPAAPGPAEDPKVEGEASRWEPSLSRKTATFKSRAPKKKYVEEHGAGSGSSGAAGAPEERARTPEEAGTLGVPPRPPTSTRSSSTDTASEHSADLEDEPAEACGPGPWPPSGTSGGYDLRQLRSQRVLARRGDGLFLPAVVRQVRRSQDLGVQFPGDRALTFYEGVPGGGVDVVLDATPPPGAVVVGTAVCTCVEPGVAAYREGVVVEVATKPAAYKVRLSPGPNAQPGPPAALPQPPQLPHREPEEAVWVARSSLRLLRPPWEPEALPRKPPAGPEEEQAEPGGALPPCPAALDPKQPEDAEVSKISFGGNLGTCEEGEEKHPPALGTPALLPLPPPQLLSPPPKSPAFAGPGHPGEQPSPCQEGSQGGSRSSSVASLEKGAAPAARARTPLTAAQQKYKKGDVVCTPNGIRKKFNGKQWRRLCSRDGCMKESQRRGYCSRHLSMRTKEMEGLADSGPGGTGRPAGVAAREGSTEFDWGDETSRDSEASSVAARGDSRPRLVAPADLSRFEFDECEAAVMLVSLGSSRSGTPSFSPVSTQSPFSPAPSPSPSPLFGFRPANFSPINASPVIQRTAVRSRHLSASTPKGGVLTPPDLGPHPPPPAPRERHSSGILPTFQTNLTFTVPISPGRRKTELLPHPGALGAPGAGGGGATQDFPKSDSLDSGVDSVSHTPTPSTPAGFRAVSPAVPFSRSRQPSPLLLLPPPAGLTSDPGPSVRRVPAVQRDSPVIVRNPDVPLPSKFPGEVSTAGEARAAGPGRGCRETPVPPGVASGKPGLPPPLPAPVPITVPPAAPTAVAQPMPTFGLASSPFQPVAFHPSPAALLPVLVPSSYTSHPAPKKEVIMGRPGTGKRCGWNGWVKAHLGRGHWQTGSPESGGWYLFCHVAQDFQTSFAQYLEIFVAVSVSLGATKRLLDSVTPLSLYSAVSSELLSVAAQTLLSSDTKAPGSGPCGTERLHAVGGPGSARPRAFSHSGVHSLDGGEVDSQALQELTQMVSGPASYSGPKPSAQYGAPGPFSASSEGGALAASGRPPLLPTRASRSQRAASEDMTSDEERMVICEEEGDDDVIADDGFGATDIDLKCKERVTDSESGDSSGEDPEGSKGFGRKVFSPVIRSSFTHCRPPLDPEPPGPPDPPPPAFGKGFGPTPSSSSSSSPASSSASAATSFPLGSGTFKAQESGQGSTAGPLRPPPPGAGGPVTPSKATRFLPTDPATFRRKRPESVGGLEPPGPSVIAAPPGGGGSVLQTLVLPPNKEEREGSGTRMPSAPAPSLAYGAPAAPLSRPAATMVTNVVRPVSSTPVPIASKPFPASGRAEASPNDTAGARTEPVTGSRAPGSSPLGVNLVYSDKKSAAATSPAPHLVAGPLLGTVGKAPATVTNLLVGTPGYGAPAPPAVQFIAQGTPGSGATTGSGAGAGSGPNGPVPLGILQPGALGKAGGITQVQYILPTLPQQLQVAPAPAPAPGTKAAAPSGPAPASIRFTLPPGTSTNGKVLAATAPTPGIPILQSVPSAPPPKAQSVSPVQAPPPGGSAQLLPGKVLVPLAAPSMSVRGGGAGQPLPLVSPPFSVPVQNGAQPPSKIIQLTPVPVSTPSGLVPPLSPATLSGPTSQPQKVLLPSSTRITYVQSAGGHALPLGTSPTSSQAGTVTSYGPTSSVALGFTSLGPSGPAFVQPLLSGQAPLLTPGQVGVSPVPSPQLPPTCTTPGGPVITAFYPGSPAPTSSAPLAQPSQAPPGLVYTVATSTTPPTATILPKGPPAPATATPAPTSPFPNATAGSMTYSLVAPKAQRPTPKAPQKVKAAIASIPVGSFEAGAPGRSGPAARQPLEPGPAREPPTPESELEGQPTTPVPPPPPETWAPTARSSPPPPPPAEERTSTKGPETMASKFPSSSSDWRVPGLGLESRGEPPTPPSPAPAPAPAPGSSSSSNEGSSGRAAGDTPERKEAAGTGKKVKVRPPPLKKTFDSVDKVLSEVDFEERFAELPEFRPEEVLPSPTLQSLATSPRAILGSYRKKRKNSTDLDSAPEDPTSPKRKMRRRSSCSSEPNTPKSAKCEGDIFTFDRTGTEAEDVLGELEYEKVPYSSLRRTLDQRRALVMQLFQDHGFFPSAQATAAFQARYADIFPSKVCLQLKIREVRQKIMQAATPTEQPPGAEAPLPGPPPTGTAAAPVPTPSPAGGPDPTSPGSDSGTAPFGAE, encoded by the exons ATGAAGCCAATGAAGAAGGCATGTGTCGGCCTCCCGGGTTCTGGCAGTGGCGGCAAGTCCCCACTAGCCACCCGGGCCAAGGCCCTGCGACGgcgaggggctggggagggagacaagCCAGAGGAGGAAGACGAAGAGACGCAGCCGCAGCAGCAGCATCCGGGGCCAGAAGAGGctgaggagggtgaggaggaggagtcCGAGCGGGGCCCTGCGGCTGAGGGGCTGCCCCCGGAGCTGCCCTCTGACGACCCggcagccccaggccctgctgAGGACCCCAAGGTAGAGGGGGAGGCGAGCCGCTGGGAGCCCTCTCTCAGCCGGAAGACGGCCACGTTCAAGTCTCGAGCGCCCAAGAAGAAGTATGTGGAGGAGCATGGAGCCGGCAGCGGTAGCAGTGGGGCGGCCGGGGCCCCTGAAGAGCGGGCACGGACCCCCGAGGAGGCCGGCACCCTGGGGGTCCCTCCACGGCCACCCACCTCTACCCGTTCCTCTTCCACCGACACAGCCAGCGAGCACTCAGCCGACCTGGAGGATGAGCCAGCCGAAGCTTGTGGGCCAGGCCCCTGGCCCCCAAGTGGCACCAGTGGTGGCTATGATCTGCGGCAGCTGAGGTCCCAGCGGGTGCTGGCCCGGCGTGGTGACGGCCTCTTCCTGCCGGCCGTGGTGCGCCAGGTGCGCCGAAGCCAGGACCTGGGGGTACAGTTCCCTGGGGACCGGGCCCTGACGTTCTACGAGGGGGTACCCGGCGGCGGTGTAGATGTGGTTTTGGATGCCACGCCGCCGCCGGGTGCCGTGGTGGTGGGCACAGCTGTCTGTACCTGTGTGGAGCCCGGGGTGGCTGCCTACCGTGAGGGTGTGGTGGTGGAAGTGGCCACCAAGCCAGCTGCCTACAAGGTCCGCCTCAGCCCCGGCCCCAACGCCCAGCCGGGGCCGCCGGCTGCCCTGCCGCAGCCCCCGCAGCTGCCACACCGGGAGCCTGAGGAGGCTGTGTGGGTGGCACGCTCCAGCTTGCGCCTGCTGCGGCCCCCCTGGGAACCTGAGGCCCTGCCGAGGAAGCCCCCTGCGGGCCCCGAGGAGGAGCAGGCTGAGCCAGGGGGcgccctgcccccctgccctgctgccctggACCCCAAGCAGCCTGAGGATGCTGAGGTGTCGAAGATCAGCTTTGGTGGCAACCTGGGGACTTGCGAGGAGGGCGAGGAGAAGCACCCGCCGGCCCTGGGCACACCGGCCCTGCTCCCGctgcccccgccccagctcctGTCGCCGCCACCCAAGTCCCCAGCTTTCGCGGGCCCGGGCCACCCTGGGGAGCAGCCCTCACCCTGCCAGGAGGGGAGCCAGGGTGGCAGCCGGAGCAGCAGCGTGGCCTCTTTGGAGAAGGGGGCTGCGCCAGCCGCCCGGGCCCGCACACCGCTGACCGCCGCCCAGCAGAAGTATAAGAAGGGTGACGTGGTCTGCACGCCCAACGGAATCCGCAAGAAATTCAATGGCAAGCAGTGGCGCCGGCTGTGCTCCCGAGATGGCTGCATGAAGGAGTCTCAGCGGCGGGGCTACTGCTCGCGCCACCTGTCCATGCGAACCAAGGAGATGGAGGGCCTGGCGGACAGTGGCCCTGGTGGGACCGGACGGCCAGCAGGCGTGGCGGCGCGTGAGGGCAGCACCGAATTTGACTGGGGTGACGAAACATCGAGGGACAGTGAGGCCAGCAGCGTGGCGGCCCGCGGGGACTCGCGCCCACGCCTGGTGGCTCCTGCTGACCTGTCCCGCTTTGAGTTTGATGAGTGTGAGGCGGCCGTGATGCTGGTGTCGTTGGGCAGCTCTCGCTCTGGCACACCCTCCTTCTCTCCCGTGTCTACGCAGTCGCCCTTCTCACCTGCCCCATCGCCCTCCCCGTCGCCACTCTTTGGCTTCCGCCCCGCCAACTTCAGCCCCATCAATGCCTCACCAGTCATCCAACGCACTGCTGTCCGCAGCCGCCATCTGAGCGCCAGCACCCCAAAGGGAGGCGTGCTGACACCACCAGACCTGGGCCCCCACCCACCGCCGCCTGCCCCCAGAGAGCGCCATTCTTCTGGCATCCTACCCACCTTCCAGACCAACCTGACCTTCACCGTGCCCATCAGCCCCGGGCGGAGAAAGACCGAGCTGCTGCCCCACCCAGGGGCCTTGGGGGCCCCTGGCGCAGGGGGCGGAGGAGCCACCCAGGACTTCCCCAAGAGCGACAGCCTAGACTCTGGTGTGGACTCCGTGTCCCACACACCTACACCCTCCACACCGGCTGGCTTCCGGGCTGTGTCACCTGCCGTGCCCTTCTCCCGCTCCCGCCAGCCCTCGCCATTGCTGTTGTTGCCCCCGCCTGCTGGCCTGACCTCGGATCCTGGGCCTTCTGTGCGCAGGGTTCCTGCTGTGCAGCGGGACTCACCTGTCATTGTTCGCAACCCCGACGTGCCGCTGCCCTCCAAATTCCCTGGGGAGGTGAGCACTGCTGGCGAGGCGCGGGCAGCGGGACCTGGGCGGGGCTGCCGAGAGACCCCGGTGCCCCCTGGGGTGGCCAGTGGGAAGCCTggcctgcccccacctctgccagcCCCCGTGCCCATCACCGTGCCTCCAGCTGCGCCGACTGCCGTGGCCCAGCCGATGCCCACCTTTGGCCTGGCTTCTTCACCCTTCCAGCCGGTGGCGTTCCACCCCTCACCTGCTGCCCTATTGCCCGTCCTGGTGCCCAGCAGCTACACCAGCCATCCTGCCCCCAAAAAGGAAGTCATCATGGGCCGACCTGGGACAGGTAAGAGATGCGGGTGGAATGGCTGGGTGAAGGCTCATTTGGGACGGGGCCACTGGCAAACTGGCTCTCCAGAGAG TGGTGGCTGGTACCTCTTCTGCCACGTAGCCCAGgattttcaaacttcttttgCCCAGTATCTAGAGATATTTGTGGCTGTCTCGGTCAGTCTGGGTGCCACTAAAAGGCTTCTTGATTCTGTGACACCTCTCTCCTTATATTCTGCAGTGTCCTCGGAGCTCCTGTCTGTTGCAGCCCAGACACTCTTGAGCTCGGATACCAAGGCTCCAGGGAGCGGCCCCTGTGGGACAGAGCGTCTGCACGCAGTGGGGGGACCTGGCTCGGCCCGGCCCCGAGCCTTCTCCCACAGTGGGGTCCACAGCCTGGATGGTGGAGAAGTAGATAGCCAGGCACTACAGGAACTGACTCAG ATGGTGTCTGGCCCTGCATCCTATTCTGGTCCAAAGCCTTCCGCCCAGTATGGGGCTCCAGGCCCCTTCTCAGCCTCCAGTGAGGGAGGTGCCCTGGCGGCCAGTGGCCGACCCCCGCTGCTGCCTACCCGGGCCTCCCGTTCTCAGCGTGCAGCCAGTGAGGACATGACCAGTGACGAGGAACGCATGGTCATCTGCGAGGAGGAAGGAGACGATGATGTCATTG CTGACGACGGCTTCGGCGCCACTGACATTGACCTCAAGTGCAAGGAGCGGGTGACTGACAGTGAGAGCGGAGACAGCTCTGGGGAGGACCCAGAGGGCAGCAAG GGCTTTGGCCGGAAGGTCTTCTCACCTGTGATTCGTTCCTCCTTTACCCACTGCCGCCCACCGCTGGACCCTGAGCCCCCAGGGCCCCCGGATCCACCACCTCCAGCCTTTGGCAAAGGCTTTGGGCCCACCCCATCATCCTCCTCCTCGTCGTCACCTGCCTCCTCCTCAGCCTCAGCGGCCACCTCCTTCCCACTGGGCTCAGGGACCTTCAAGGCCCAGGAGTCAGGTCAGGGCAGCACGGCAGGCCCACTACggcccccaccccctggggctgggggcccagtGACACCTTCCAAGGCCACCCGTTTCCTCCCAACGGATCCTGCCACCTTCCGGCGCAAGAGACCTGAAAGTGTGGGAGGCTTGGAGCCACCAGGTCCCTCAGTCATTGCGGCACCTCCTGGCGGGGGTGGAAGTGTCCTGCAGACGCTGGTTCTGCCCCCAAATAAGGAGGAACGGGAAGGCAGCGGAACCCGCATGCCCTCGGCCCCAGCCCCATCACTGGCCTATGGAGCCCCAGCAGCCCCCCTGTCCCGCCCAGCTGCTACCATGGTCACCAATGTGGTGCGGCCTGTCAGTAGCACTCCTGTGCCCATCGCTTCTAAGCCCTTCCCCGCCTCTGGCCGGGCTGAGGCATCTCCAAATGACACAGCGGGTGCCAGGACTGAGCCGGTCACAGGGTCCCGGGCACCTGGGAGCTCCCCGCTGGGCGTAAACTTAGTGTATTCGGACAAGAAGTCGGCAGCAGCCACCTCGCCAGCCCCGCATCTGGTGGCTGGGCCCCTCCTGGGCACTGTGGGGAAGGCCCCTGCCACAGTCACCAACCTGCTGGTGGGCACACCCGGTTATGGGGCCCCAGCGCCCCCTGCTGTTCAGTTCATAGCCCAGGGGACCCCGGGCAGTGGGGCCACTACAGGCTCAGGAGCAGGTGCTGGGAGTGGCCCCAATGGGCCAGTGCCTCTGGGCATCCTGCAGCCAGGTGCCTTGGGCAAGGCTGGAGGCATCACCCAGGTGCAGTACATCCTGCCCACGCTGCCCCAGCAGCTTCAGGTGGCGCCTGCCCCAGCACCAGCCCCTGGGACCAAGGCAGCAGCTCCCAGTGGCCCCGCACCCGCCAGCATCCGTTTCACCCTCCCACCGGGCACCTCCACCAACGGCAAAGTTCTGGCGGCCACCGCACCCACTCCTGGCATCCCCATCCTGCAGTCCGTaccctccgccccgccccccaaAG CCCAATCGGTTTCTCCTgtgcaggccccgcccccgggtggctcagcccagCTGCTACCCGGGAAGGTACTGGTGCCCCTGGCAGCCCCTAGCATGTCCGTGCGGGGTGGAGGGGCTGGCCAGCCATTGCCCCTGGTGAGCCCTCCTTTCTCAGTACCTGTGCAGAATGGAGCCCAGCCACCCAGCAAG ATCATCCAGCTGACGCCGGTGCCTGTGAGCACACCCAGCGGCCTGGTGCCGCCCCTCAGCCCAGCCACACTCTCCGGACCCacctcacagcctcagaaggTCCTGCTGCCCTCCTCCACCAG AATCACCTACGTGCAGTCGGCAGGTGGGCACGCATTGCCCCTGGGCACCAGCCCTACGTCCAGCCAGGCTGGAACAGTCACCTCGTATGGGCCCACGAGTTCAGTAGCCCTAGGCTTCACCTCGCTGGGGCCCAGCGGACCCGCCTTCGTGCAGCCCCTGCTTTCAG GCCAAGCCCCGCTTCTGACTCCTGGCCAGGTGGGCGTGTCGCCCGTGCCTAGCCCCCAGCTGCCGCCCACCTGCACCACCCCCGGAGGTCCCGTCATCACGGCGTTTTACCCTGGCAGCCCTGCACCCACGTCCTCAGCACCCCTGGCCCAGCCGTCTCAGGCTCCCCCCGGCCTGGTCTACACCGTGGCCACTAGCACCACCCCACCTACTGCCACCATCCTGCCCAAGGGCCCACCAGCCCCAGCCACTGCCACCCCGGCCCCTACTAGCCCTTTCCCTAATGCCACAG CAGGCTCCATGACCTACAGTTTAGTGGCCCCCAAGGCCCAGCGGCCCACCCCCAAGGCCCCCCAGAAAGTGAAGGCGGCCATCGCCAGCATTCCCGTGGGTTCCTTTGAGGCAGGTGCCCCTGGGCGGTCAGGCCCTGCAGCCCGGCAGCCCTTGGAGCCTGGCCCAGCCCGGGAGCCCCCTACCCCTGAGTCAGAGCTTGAGGGGCAGCCTACGACACCGgtccctccaccacccccagaGACCTGGGCTCCCACAGCCCGGAGCagccccccaccgcccccgccTGCTGAGGAGCGGACAAGCACCAAGGGTCCTGAGACCATG GCCAGCAAATTCCCCAGCTCGTCTTCAGACTGGCGAGTCCCTGGACTGGGTCTGGAGAGCCGTGGGGagcctcccacccctcccagcccagcgCCAGCTccggccccagcccctggcagcagcagcagcagcaacgaGGGCAGCAGTGGGAGGGCAGCCGGGGACACCCCCGAGCGCAAGGAGGCCGCTGGTACCGGCAAGAAGGTGAAGGTGCGGCCCCCGCCCCTGAAGAAGACCTTTGACTCTGTGGACAA GGTCCTGTCGGAGGTGGACTTCGAAGAGCGCTTTGCTGAGCTGCCCGAGTTCCGGCCGGAGGAGGTGCTGCCTTCGCCGACCCTGCAGTCTCTGGCCACCTCGCCCCGGGCCATCCTGGGCTCCTACCGCAAGAAGAGGAAGAACTCCACTG ACCTAGACTCAGCCCCCGAGGACCCCACTTCGCCTAAGCGCAAGATGAGGAGACGCTCCAGTtgcagctcagagcccaacaccCCTAAGAGTGCCAAGTGCGAGGGGGACATCTTCACCTTTGACCGTACAG GTACGGAAGCCGAGGATGTGCTCGGGGAGCTGGAATACGAGAAGGTGCCATACTCCTCACTGCGGCGCACTCTGGACCAGCGCCGGGCCCTGGTCATGCAGCTCTTCCAGGACCATGGCTTCTTCCCATCAG CCCAGGCCACGGCAGCCTTCCAGGCCCGCTACGCAGACATCTTCCCCTCCAAGGTCTGTTTGCAGTTGAAGATCCGCGAGGTGCGCCAGAAGATCATGCAGGCGGCCACTCCCACGGAGCAGCCCCCTGGAGCCGAGGCCCCCCTCCCCGGACCGCCCCCCACTGGCACTGCTGCTGcccctgtccccactcccagccctgctGGGGGCCCTGACCCCACCTCACCTGGCTCGGACTCTGGCACAGCTCCG TTTGGGGCGGAATGA
- the ERF gene encoding ETS domain-containing transcription factor ERF — protein sequence MNYDKLSRALRYYYNKRILHKTKGKRFTYKFNFNKLVLVNYPFIDVGLAGGAVPQSAPPVPSGGSHFRFPPSTPSEVLSPTEDPRSPPACSSSSSSLFSAVVARRLGRGSVSDCSDGTSELEEPLGEDPRARPPGPPELGAFRGPPLARLPHDPGVFRVYPRPRGGPEPLSPFPVSPLAGPGSLLPPQLSPALPMTPTHLAYTPSPTLSPMYPSGGGGPSGSGGGSHFSFSPEDMKRYLQAHTQSVYNYHLSPRAFLHYPGLVVPQPQRPDKCPLPPMAPETPPVPSSASSSSSSSSSPFKFKLQPPPLGRRQRTAGEKAPAGADKSSGIGIGGGGSAGGLAEGAGALAPPPPPPQIKVEPISEGESEEVEVTDISDEDEEDGEVFKTPRAPPAPPKPEPGEAPGAAQCMPLKLRFKRRWSEDCRLEGGGGPAGGLEDEGEDKKVRGEGPGEAGGPLTPRRVSSDLQHATAQLSLEHRDS from the exons ATGAATTATGACAAGCTGAGCCGGGCCCTGcg CTATTATTACAACAAACGCATTCTGCACAAGACCAAGGGGAAACGGTTCACCTACAAGTTCAACTTCAACAAACTGGTGCTGGTTAATTACCCTTTCATCGATGTGGGGTTGGCTG GGGGTGCAGTGCCCCAGAGCGCCCCGCCAGTGCCGTCGGGTGGCAGCCACTTCCGCTTCCCTCCCTCAACGCCCTCCGAGGTGCTGTCCCCCACCGAGGATCCCCGCTCACCACCGGCCTGCTCTTCATCCTCATCCTCCCTCTTCTCGGCTGTGGTGGCCCGACGCCTGGGTCGAGGCTCCGTCAGTGACTGTAGCGATGGCACGTCAGAGCTGGAAGAGCCGTTGGGAGAGGACCCCCGGGCCCGACCGCCAGGCCCTCCAGAGCTGGGGGCCTTCCGCGGGCCCCCACTGGCACGCCTGCCCCATGACCCTGGAGTCTTCCGCGTCTACCCCCGGCCCCGGGGTGGCCCTGAGCCCCTGAGTCCCTTCCCTGTGTCGCCTCTGGCCGGGCCTGGCTCCCTGCTACCCCCTCAGCTCTCACCGGCTCTGCCCATGACACCCACTCACCTGGCCTACACTCCCTCACCCACGCTGAGCCCTATGTACCCCAGTGGTGGCGGGGGCCCCAGCGGCTCAGGGGGGGGCTCCCACTTCTCCTTTAGCCCTGAGGACATGAAACGGTACCTGCAGGCCCACACCCAAAGCGTCTACAACTACCACCTCAGTCCCCGCGCCTTCCTGCACTACCCAGGGCTGGTGGTGCCCCAGCCCCAGCGCCCTGACAAGTGCCCGTTGCCGCCCATGGCACCCGAGACCCCACCGGTCCCGTCCTCAGCctcgtcctcctcttcctcctcttcctccccattcAAGTTTAAGCTCCAGCCGCCCCCGCTGGGACGCCGGCAGCGGACGGCCGGGGAGAAGGCTCCGGCGGGTGCTGACAAGAGCAGTGGCATTGGCATTGGCGGCGGCGGCAGCGCGGGCGGGCTGGCGGAGGGTGCCGGGGCGCTGGCCCCACCGCCGCCACCGCCACAGATCAAGGTGGAGCCCATCTCGGAGGGCGAGTCGGAGGAAGTGGAGGTGACTGACATCAGCGATGAGGACGAGGAAGATGGGGAGGTGTTCAAGACCCCTCGTGCCCCACCTGCGCCCCCCAAGCCCGAGCCTGGCGAGGCACCCGGGGCAGCGCAGTGCATGCCCCTCAAGCTGCGCTTTAAGCGGCGCTGGAGTGAAGACTGTCGtctggaagggggtgggggcccCGCTGGGGGCCTGGAGGATGAGGGTGAGGACAAGAAGGTGCGTGGGGAGGGGCCCGGGGAGGCCGGGGGACCCCTCACCCCGAGGCGAGTGAGCTCTGATCTCCAGCACGCTACAGCCCAGCTCTCTTTGGAGCATCGAGATTCCtga